One genomic window of Candidatus Pseudobacter hemicellulosilyticus includes the following:
- the nth gene encoding endonuclease III: MTRKERFAFIISYFQEHAPNAETELLYDNPYQLLVAVILSAQCTDKRVNMTTPAIFERYPDPASLAKASFDELFPFIRSISYPNNKTKHLIGMANMLETEFGGEVPLTVEELVQLPGVGRKTANVITSVVDQQPNMAVDTHVFRVSARIGLTVGATTPLATEKQLIQYIPKELIHKAHHWLILHGRYVCVARNPKCPQCGLSPACKYYHKNGAILNK, encoded by the coding sequence TTGACAAGAAAAGAACGCTTTGCCTTCATCATCAGCTACTTTCAAGAGCATGCTCCCAATGCGGAGACGGAATTGCTATATGACAACCCCTACCAGTTGCTGGTAGCCGTGATCCTGTCTGCCCAATGCACGGATAAACGGGTCAATATGACCACGCCGGCTATCTTTGAAAGATACCCGGACCCGGCCTCTTTGGCAAAAGCCAGCTTTGATGAACTGTTCCCGTTCATTCGCAGCATCTCCTATCCAAACAACAAGACCAAACACCTGATTGGCATGGCCAATATGCTGGAAACGGAGTTTGGCGGAGAAGTGCCCCTCACTGTAGAAGAGCTGGTACAGCTGCCCGGCGTGGGCCGGAAAACGGCTAATGTCATCACTTCCGTAGTTGACCAGCAGCCCAATATGGCGGTGGACACCCATGTTTTCCGGGTCTCTGCCCGGATTGGCCTCACCGTTGGGGCTACCACCCCCCTGGCCACTGAAAAGCAACTTATCCAGTATATTCCTAAAGAACTGATCCATAAGGCGCATCACTGGCTGATCCTGCATGGCCGCTATGTCTGTGTGGCCCGCAACCCCAAATGCCCGCAATGCGGCCTCAGCCCCGCCTGTAAATACTACCACAAAAACGGCGCTATCCTCAATAAATAG
- a CDS encoding BamA/TamA family outer membrane protein — protein sequence MQRFCFRLVLFILTGIGSVTAQDSVVHRILLVGDAGKLQNGQHPELNLLRKVVNLDDGRNTLLFLGDNVYQHGLPDSAAANFSEKKMILDSQIDIARGTNTQAWFIPGNHDWKKGHRDGLQQLQHQYRYIESQQLPNVHFLPADGCPGPIAIPVSKDIVLLIIDSQWWFQRENRPGADSDCDCQTGEELALAIKDLLYKYRDKLVVFAAHHPFQTYGEHGGYFTLKQHLFPLTEVNPGLYIPLPVIGSIYPLSRSWFGNIQDMANPVYKAYVQQIDTLLSHHPYCIRVGGHDHALQFILQQGQYHIVSGAGAKQSQVRYGPGTQFASPGTGFSILEMYSNGAVAVKFYSSLHTIPEQPIYQATLNRFSAPILQPAGQLAVALPDSVTAPGYQYYAAGKFKQWLLGSNYRKEWTTPLRVPVFDMGKAKGGLKPTQRGGGMQSRSLRLEDARGKEYVLRSIEKYPDKTLPEEFRQTFVKDAIVDGISASYPYAALSIPPLAQAAGVPHAHPQLVYLPDDPRLLQYRSDFGNGLYLFEERQPEELEKTYSSPKVFEKLQEDNDNKVDQDAVLQARLLDLFIMDFDRHEDQWRWGAAETKKGKTYYPIPRDRDQAFFTNSGLIPGIIRQPFIIPKFQGFRAKARNISTFNFNARYFDRSFLNDLNEKDWAKAVDAFLPLMTDSIIREAFAQQPAEVRGQSAPAMIQTLQERRKFLKEEAIEYYKFLAREVDVTGSDKRERFEITRNTDGSVQVVIHKINKEGEEGKRLYKRLFIHGETREIRLWGMGGEDKFVIQGDGRKTIPLRIIGGSGVDTFVNNAGHTGAGKTKIYDLRNEQNLFSGNGSWRNKLSASPAVNEYDRKAYKYNILAPVVAAAFNPDDGVFLGLGLKYTSHRFRRSPAAIHKLVVNHALATEAFSVRYSSDFRRVFGQTGIYVYANLNAPDYVTNFFGLGNETNYDKNKPGKINYYRARYNKGDIALLLRRELNSWLSVGIGPAFQFFKPEIEENEGRFLADTDANGLDPNTLFHAKTYLGGQLVLNIDTRDNAIMPSRGVYWQNSLRILGGMNDYSSKLTQLNSDLAMYYSFNSNGGLVLATRFGGGVNFGDYEFFQAQYLGNTENLRGYRKFRFAGRSSLFNNTELRIKVVDFKTYLLPGSLGIVAFHDIGRVWVKNDDSDEWHTGYGGGIWLGIVKRAVVTASVTASKENVLPLLTFGYQF from the coding sequence ATGCAACGGTTCTGTTTCCGGCTGGTACTATTCATCCTGACAGGTATAGGCTCTGTTACTGCACAGGACAGTGTTGTACACCGTATCCTGCTGGTGGGCGATGCCGGCAAGCTGCAGAACGGGCAGCACCCCGAACTGAACCTGCTGCGCAAAGTGGTTAACCTGGATGACGGCCGCAATACCCTGCTGTTCCTGGGCGACAATGTCTACCAGCATGGCCTGCCTGATTCGGCAGCAGCCAATTTTTCCGAAAAGAAAATGATCCTCGACAGCCAGATCGATATTGCACGGGGCACCAATACCCAGGCCTGGTTCATTCCCGGAAACCACGACTGGAAAAAAGGCCACCGCGACGGGCTGCAGCAATTACAACACCAGTACCGCTATATAGAAAGCCAGCAGCTGCCCAATGTGCATTTCCTGCCGGCCGATGGCTGCCCCGGCCCTATTGCCATTCCCGTGTCCAAAGACATCGTGCTGCTCATCATCGACAGCCAATGGTGGTTCCAGCGTGAGAACAGGCCCGGCGCCGATTCCGACTGCGATTGCCAGACCGGGGAAGAACTGGCCCTGGCCATTAAGGACCTGCTGTATAAATACCGGGATAAACTGGTGGTCTTTGCCGCCCACCACCCCTTCCAGACCTATGGTGAGCATGGTGGCTATTTCACACTCAAACAACATCTCTTCCCCCTTACAGAAGTTAACCCTGGCCTCTATATTCCCCTGCCGGTCATAGGCTCCATCTATCCCCTCTCCCGCTCCTGGTTCGGCAATATCCAGGATATGGCCAACCCAGTGTACAAAGCCTATGTTCAGCAGATAGATACCCTGCTGTCCCATCACCCTTACTGTATCCGCGTTGGCGGGCATGATCATGCGCTCCAATTCATCCTGCAGCAGGGTCAATACCATATTGTGAGTGGCGCAGGCGCCAAGCAAAGCCAGGTGCGCTATGGCCCCGGCACCCAATTCGCCAGTCCCGGCACCGGCTTCAGTATACTTGAAATGTACAGCAACGGAGCAGTGGCCGTAAAATTCTATTCCAGCCTGCATACAATACCTGAGCAGCCTATCTACCAGGCTACCCTCAACCGCTTTTCCGCCCCCATCCTGCAGCCCGCCGGACAGTTGGCTGTGGCCCTGCCGGATTCCGTTACCGCTCCCGGTTACCAGTACTATGCCGCCGGTAAATTCAAGCAGTGGTTACTGGGCAGCAATTACCGGAAGGAATGGACCACACCGCTGCGGGTACCTGTATTTGATATGGGTAAGGCCAAAGGCGGCCTCAAGCCCACCCAGCGTGGCGGCGGTATGCAATCCCGCTCACTCAGGCTGGAAGATGCCCGGGGCAAAGAATATGTTTTGCGCAGCATAGAGAAATACCCCGACAAAACACTGCCCGAAGAATTCCGGCAGACCTTTGTCAAGGACGCCATCGTGGATGGCATCTCGGCTTCCTATCCCTACGCGGCCCTGTCTATCCCGCCACTGGCGCAGGCGGCAGGCGTACCCCATGCCCATCCGCAGCTGGTGTACCTGCCGGATGATCCACGCCTGCTGCAGTACCGCAGTGATTTTGGCAACGGATTATATCTCTTTGAAGAAAGGCAACCGGAAGAACTGGAAAAGACCTACAGCTCGCCCAAAGTTTTTGAAAAACTGCAGGAGGACAATGACAACAAAGTGGACCAGGATGCTGTACTCCAGGCAAGGCTGCTGGACCTCTTCATCATGGACTTTGACCGCCATGAAGACCAGTGGCGCTGGGGTGCTGCAGAAACCAAAAAGGGTAAGACCTACTACCCTATCCCCCGCGACCGCGACCAGGCTTTTTTCACCAATAGCGGGCTGATCCCCGGCATCATACGCCAGCCCTTCATCATTCCAAAATTCCAGGGCTTTCGCGCCAAAGCCAGGAATATCAGCACCTTCAACTTCAACGCCCGTTATTTTGACCGCTCCTTCCTGAATGATCTCAACGAAAAGGACTGGGCCAAAGCCGTTGATGCTTTCCTGCCCCTGATGACCGACAGCATTATCCGCGAGGCCTTTGCCCAACAGCCCGCTGAAGTACGGGGTCAGTCGGCCCCGGCCATGATCCAAACCCTGCAGGAACGCAGGAAATTCCTCAAAGAAGAAGCGATTGAATACTATAAATTCCTGGCCAGGGAAGTGGATGTTACCGGCAGTGATAAACGGGAACGCTTCGAGATCACCCGCAATACAGACGGCTCCGTGCAGGTGGTGATCCATAAGATCAATAAGGAAGGAGAAGAAGGGAAACGGTTGTATAAACGCCTGTTCATTCATGGAGAAACCAGGGAGATCCGCCTCTGGGGTATGGGTGGTGAAGATAAATTTGTTATCCAGGGTGATGGCCGCAAGACCATTCCCCTGCGCATCATCGGCGGCAGCGGCGTGGATACTTTTGTCAATAATGCCGGACATACCGGTGCCGGCAAAACGAAGATCTATGATCTCCGCAACGAACAAAATCTCTTCAGTGGAAACGGCTCCTGGCGCAATAAGCTCTCTGCCAGTCCCGCCGTGAATGAGTATGACCGCAAGGCCTATAAATACAATATCCTGGCGCCCGTGGTGGCAGCCGCTTTCAACCCAGACGATGGCGTTTTCCTGGGACTTGGCCTGAAATACACCAGCCACCGGTTCCGCCGCTCGCCGGCAGCTATCCACAAACTGGTGGTGAACCATGCCCTTGCCACCGAAGCCTTCAGTGTGCGCTATAGCAGCGATTTCCGCCGTGTTTTTGGTCAGACAGGCATCTATGTCTACGCCAATCTCAACGCCCCGGATTATGTCACCAACTTCTTTGGACTGGGCAATGAAACCAATTACGACAAGAACAAACCCGGCAAGATCAATTATTACCGGGCCCGTTATAATAAGGGGGATATAGCCCTGTTGCTGCGCCGGGAACTCAATTCCTGGCTCTCAGTTGGCATTGGCCCCGCCTTCCAGTTCTTTAAACCGGAGATAGAAGAGAACGAAGGCCGGTTCCTGGCCGATACCGATGCCAATGGGCTTGACCCCAATACCCTTTTTCACGCCAAGACCTATCTCGGCGGCCAGCTGGTGCTGAATATAGATACCCGTGATAATGCCATTATGCCTTCACGTGGCGTATACTGGCAAAACTCGCTGCGCATACTGGGCGGTATGAATGATTATTCCAGCAAGCTCACCCAACTCAATTCAGACCTGGCCATGTACTATAGCTTTAACAGCAATGGCGGACTGGTACTGGCCACGCGGTTTGGGGGTGGTGTCAATTTTGGCGACTATGAATTCTTCCAGGCGCAGTACCTGGGCAATACAGAAAACCTGCGCGGCTACCGGAAATTCCGCTTTGCCGGACGCTCCAGCCTCTTCAACAATACAGAGCTGCGCATTAAAGTGGTTGACTTTAAAACCTACCTGCTGCCCGGCTCCCTGGGCATAGTGGCTTTTCATGATATTGGAAGGGTATGGGTGAAAAATGATGATTCAGATGAATGGCATACCGGTTACGGTGGCGGCATCTGGCTGGGCATTGTAAAGCGCGCCGTGGTAACTGCTTCTGTTACCGCTTCTAAAGAAAATGTACTGCCCCTTTTAACATTTGGTTACCAGTTCTGA
- a CDS encoding DUF4251 domain-containing protein, with the protein MKTLFTISKGLLLLLLLGSISPVTVQAQTKKEKKAQKAAEVKELVDSRTYIFTPQTMLPASGRSRQVTPDFEFRVLGDSIVSYLPYFGRAFSAPINPNQGGLTFRSTDFDYTLADAKKGGWDITIRPKDVPDVQRIQLSIQESGYAYMQVISTNRQPIAFNGILSARTDRN; encoded by the coding sequence ATGAAAACACTATTCACCATATCAAAAGGATTGCTGTTGCTGCTCCTGCTGGGCAGCATCAGCCCGGTAACAGTACAGGCACAAACGAAGAAAGAAAAGAAGGCACAGAAAGCAGCTGAAGTAAAAGAGCTGGTGGACAGCAGGACCTATATCTTCACGCCCCAGACCATGCTGCCTGCCAGTGGCAGATCACGGCAGGTAACGCCGGATTTTGAATTCCGGGTATTGGGTGATTCTATTGTGAGTTACCTCCCTTATTTTGGCCGGGCTTTTTCCGCTCCTATCAACCCCAACCAGGGTGGGCTTACATTCAGGTCAACAGATTTTGACTATACCCTGGCTGACGCTAAGAAAGGCGGCTGGGATATTACGATCAGGCCAAAAGATGTCCCCGATGTTCAGCGGATCCAGCTCAGTATCCAGGAAAGTGGTTATGCCTATATGCAGGTGATCAGCACCAACCGGCAGCCTATTGCCTTCAATGGCATTCTGAGCGCGCGCACTGACAGGAATTAA
- a CDS encoding septum formation initiator family protein, with translation MKLLSHIPAWLKNKYLLTAVVFAGWLLFFDDQDIVTTHFKHRNELHKLEESRDYYLAQIQETKAQLEELKLDQAALEKYAREKYWMKKDNEDLYILPE, from the coding sequence TTGAAATTACTGTCACATATACCCGCCTGGCTGAAGAACAAATACCTGCTCACTGCAGTGGTATTTGCAGGATGGCTCCTGTTCTTTGACGACCAGGATATTGTGACCACGCATTTCAAGCATCGCAATGAATTGCACAAACTGGAAGAAAGCCGGGATTATTACCTGGCCCAGATCCAGGAAACAAAGGCCCAGCTGGAAGAACTGAAGCTGGACCAGGCTGCTCTCGAAAAATACGCCAGGGAAAAATACTGGATGAAAAAGGACAACGAAGACCTGTATATTTTGCCGGAATAA